The Deltaproteobacteria bacterium genomic sequence GCCGACCCGCGCGCGCTCGCCGCCGCCGCGCCAACCCCCGCGGCCGGCCCGGCTCCTCGGGCGCGCCGGCGCTGGCCGGTCGCGGCGGCCGCCCTGGTCGCGCTGGGCGGCGGCGCGGCCGCGGCGACCTACGCGGTGATGGCGCACCAGTCCGGCGAGCCGCCGGCGCCCCCGAGCGCGCGCGCCGGCGCGAGCCCCGAGGCGGCCGCGTCCTACGAGTTCACGACCCACCCGACCCGCGAGCTGTATCGCGTCGACGCCGCGGACGCGGCGCCGCGGACCGTCGAGCCCGACGAACCGGCTGGCACGCACGAACCGAGCGGTGCGCGCGGCCGCGTGTGGCACCACCCGAGCTACCCGATCGATGTCAGCCTACCGGCCGGCGTCGGCCCGTTGGAGGAGCAGGGCACCGGCGCCTACGCAGCGAGCGGAACAATCGACGGCCACGACGTCCTCGTCGCCGTCGCCGTCGAGGACTTCGGCGGAGGGCTGCCCGACGCGGCGCTCGAGCAGGCCGCCCGCGCCGTGCCGTCCGGCTTCGGCGGCCGGCTGATCGACGTGCGCCGGCGCCGCGCATGGGGCCGGCGCACGTGGGGCGGCGTGGCCACCGCAGGGGGCGGCACCCGGCTCGAGTTCGTGCTGTATCCGGCCGACGACTTTCTCGCGGTCGTGGCGTTCGCGGCCCCGTCCGACGCCTTCGACGCGCTCGCGCCGGCGCGCGAGCGGCTGTTTGCGCGCGGCGTCCGCCGCCGGTGACGCCGCGCCCCGCACGCGGCGCGCGTCAACCGACGAGCGCCGCGATCTCCTCCTCGGAGAAGCCGTAGTCGCGCAGCACCTCGGCCGAGTGCTCGCCCAGGCGCGGCGCGATCCGGTCCGCGCGCGGCTCGCCGACCGGCGTGCGCACTTGCAACACCTGACCCAGAGCGCCGCCATCGGCCGTGAAGAACGCCCCGCGCGCCGCGTGCAGCGGATGGGCGCGCACCTCGTCGAGTTCGAGCACCGGCTCGCAGCAGCAGTCGACCGCGGCGAGCCGCTCCATCCACTCGTCGCGCGTGTGCTGTTCGAAGATCGCCTGCAGTTCGGCTCGAATCGCGGCCTGCCGGTCCGGCGGCGCGATCACCTCGGACACATCCGCCTTGCGGCCGATCGCGCTGTTGAGCGCGAGCCAGAACTTCGGCTCGAGCGCACCGACCGCGAGGTACTTGCCGTCGCGCGTGCGGTACACGCCGTAACACGCGAGCCCGCCGTTGAGCGGCGCCTCGCCGCGCGTCGGCACCGCGCCACCGGCATCCATCTGGCCGAACGCGTGCGCGAGCAGCGCGAGCGCCCCCTCGCACATTGAGATGTCGAGGTGGGCGCCTTCGCCGGTGCGCTGCCGCTCGACCAGCGCACCGAGCGTCGCGACCGCGCCCCACAGCGCTCCGCCCGCGAGGTCCGCGATCTGCACGCCGGGCAGCGCGGGTGCGCCGCCGCGAGCGCCGCCCATGGCGAGTACGCCGGCCAGCGCGATGTAGTTGAGGTCGTGGCCCGCGCGGTCGCGGTACGGTCCGGTCTGCCCGTAGCCGGAGATCGAGCACATCACGAGGCCGCGGTTGCGCGCGCGCAGCGCATCGTACCCGACGCCAAGGCGGTCGAGCACGCCCGGGCGAAACGTCTCGACGAGGACGTCGGCGCGCTCGGCCATGCGCAACAGCGCGTCGCGGCCCGCGTCGGTCTTGAGGTCGAGTACGAGCGATCGCTTGTTGCGGTTGACCGCGAGAAAGCCGCCGCCGAGCCCGTCGCGCGAAGGCGGCATCTGACGCATGTAGTCGCCGACGTTGGGCGCTTCGACCTTCACCACGTCGGCGCCCATGTCCGCGAGCACCATCGTGAGAAACGGTCCCGGCAACAGGCGCGTGAGATCGAGCACGCGCACTCCCTCGAGCGGTCGAGCCATGTCACCTCCCCGGTGCCACGCAGGTCGACATGCCGACGGCCGGCAGCGGAACGCGCTCCCGGCCGTCGATCGGTTCACGTGAGTCAGGGACGCGCCCGCCGCGGCGCGCCCTACGGGCTGTGCGCCTTACGCGCTGGCGCCGCCGTCGGCGGCGACGGCAAAAAACTGCTGCAGCTTCGTCGCGAGCATCGGATCGCCCGTGACCTTGAGCTTGCCCTGGAAGTACAGCTGCATACCGGCCTGGGGGTCGGACAGCATCGTCTTGAAGTCCTCGTGGTCGACCTCGATCGTGCACTGGGCGTCGCCGCTGTCGCCCGGCGTGCAGGTCGGCTGGTCCTTCGTGAGATCGACGGTCCACTCGCCGCCGCCGTCACCCGTGATCTTGAAACAGTAGATCGCGTTGACTTCCTTGGCGCGGTCCGGGTGCTTCTCGAGCGCCGCGGGGACCTGGACGTCGAACAACTCTTTGGCGTCCTTCGGCAGTTCCGGCATGGGTTCTCCTATCGTCGGTGCGGTGGACCCGCGACGCGTGCGCCCCGCGAGTCGTTCCGCCGGGTCGTAACACGCCGCGTCAGCAGGGGTCAAGCGAAACGGAATGGCCGCTCATTCATCCATACGCGCGTGGAATTGCACGTCCCCGATCCGCGTGTGGCGCAGGCGGCGCGCCGGACCGCCGCACGCGCGGCGTCATGTCGGGCGCGGGGCGGCGACCGCGACGCGCCGAACCCGCGCGCCAGTGCGGCGACGCGCCGGCGTGCCCCCGCGGTCGCGCGCGCCGCCGCCCCCCGCACCCCGTATACTGGCGGACGTGGACCCGCTCGTGACCACGGCGTTGCCGGCCGCGTTGGTCGTGCTCGCCGCCGTGGTGGCGCGGCGCGAGTGGCGGCAGTACCGCAGCGCGACCGCGATCGGTTCCGATCTATTCCGCTACAGCCGCGGCCGGTTGGTGCGGCGCATGACCGGCGTCGGAGTGCTCGTTGCGCTCGCAATGACGCTGGCCGCCCTGGGATGGGTTCGCCCCAGGACGGCCAGCGGGTTGTCCGCGTTGATCGGCGCGCTCCTCGTCGAGGTCGCGCTCCTCGTCGCGCTTCCAATCCTCGACCTGTGGGAGACGGCGCGGACCGCCCGGCCCGAAGACCTCACCCGGCAGGCCGACTGGCACGGCCGCGTCAGAACGCGCAGTCGGCGGGATCCCCCTCCGTAGGCGCCCACTGCGCGGAGTCCGCATAGTAGACCCGGCGGAACGACGGGTCCCAGCACTCGGTCGCGGTGACCGACACGGCGCCGAGATCGCCGCCGGACACAACCACGTCGGCGCGGCCGGCGCCGGTGACGTCCCATCGCGAAGCGATCTGCGCGTCCTCGACGAGAGCGGTGTCGCCGAGATCCGCGTGAATGCCGAACGCGAAGTCGCCGGATGTGTCCTCGGCCTCCCCGTAGTGGTAGGTGAACGTCACCGGCCGCTCGACGCCGTCGTCGCCGATCTCCACCGTGTCGATGACCATGTCGACGGTCGCGTTCGACCCGTCGCGATTCTCCAGATCATATTCGACCGACACGGTGCCGCGCTTGCCCGCATTGTCGACCGGGTCGGCCAGCTCGGCCGCGTCGAAGTCGATGACGAAGCTGCCGGTGCCCCGGTGCGGCTCCGCGCCCGGAATCGCCTCACCGCTGATCGTCGTGACGAACTCACTGTCGGGCCGGGTCTTGTCGCGGCCGTCGAGTTGCCAGGTGTAACGCGCGCCCGCCTCGTGTTCGGTGACGACCAGGCGCCACTCGCTCGGGTCGAGCGCGTCCGAGTGCGGCCCCCACGTGTAGACGTTCCCCTCGACGGTGGTCGGCGGGAACTGAACGACGGTGTGGACGACCAGCAGCACCCAGCCGACGCTGAAGTTCAGGTCGCGGCTGGTGTTCCGGGTGACGAGGTAGTACTCGGCGATCTGGCCGAGGGCGGCTCGGCGCGCGACGCCGATCGAGCCGTCGCCGGGATCACCCGGCAGCGCGGCCGCGGCCTGATCCGGCACCTTGACGCGCACGTCCTCTCCGCGTGGCAGCGCGGCGGCGATCGCGGGGCCGGGATCGGGGTCGATGCAGCCGGCCGACAGCAGGCCGGACAGAGCGAGGCTGGTGGCGGCGGCGATGGAGGTCAGTCGGTTGCGCATGGTCGGTACCTCGTCGTGGTTGGGCGGCGAACGGCCGCGGTTCGCCCGAAGGCGGTGCAGCCGCCGTGCCGATCCGCAACCCCGCGACGACACGCCGCGCATGTTGCGATTTCCTACAGGTCGAGGCGTGCGACCGACCGGCCGTCGTAGAAAACGAACACGGCGCCATCGGCGACCGCGACACCCGGCCGGTCGACGCGCGCGCCGTCCGGCGGAGGCAGCGGCCAGGTCCAGCGGCGGCGGCCGTCGGCGCCGAACGCGACCACCGCGTCGCGGCGAAGGGACGCATCGCGCCGGACCACGACGGCCGCGGCTCCGTCGGGCGCGAACGCGGCGGCCCATACGACGAGCGCCGGCACCCGATCGCCGCGGGCGGCGACCGCGCCGGTCGCCGGGACGATCGCGACCGGCTGGGCGCCCCCGTCGACGGCGATCGCACGCAGCCGTCCCGCGGCATCGGCGGCCAGCGCTCCGGGCGCGGTCGCGTACCGCCCCGGAGCGCGCCACAGCCGGCGCCCGTCGCCGGCCGCGAACGCGATCAGCGCCTCGTCGGCCACCACCGCGACGGCCCCGCCGGCGGCGACCGGGCCGGCGCCGCCCGCGTCGATCGCCGGTTCGATCGGCGCCGACCACGCGCCCGTCGCGCCCGCGCAGCGCAGCGCGGCGCGGCCGAGCCGACAGGCGAGTCCGTTCGCCCGCAGCACGCCCATCTCGTCGGCGGGCCGCGGCGGCGGCCGCGGCGCGTCCGGGTCGCGAGCGACGACGGCGCCGGTCATCGGGTCCAGCTCGACGGCGCCGACGGCGGACGACGCGACCCGCACCGTCGCGCGCACGCGCGGCCCGACCGCCCACGTGAGCGGCTCGGCCGCCGCGGAGGCGAGTTCCGCGCGCCACCGCGGCGCCGGCGGCGTATCGCCGAAGTCCCGCGGGCGCTGGCCGGCCGCCGCATCGCCACGGATCGGCGCGTGCCGCGGCGCGTCGCGGCACGCGCCGAGCGCAGCGACCGCGGCCACCGCGACCGCGCAACGACCGCGCGGCCGCCGGGTCAACGCGACGAGGTGCGCTTGGCCTGCGCCGCGCGGAATCGGTCCGCCCACCCGTCGATGTTGTGCTGTTTGACCCGCGACAGCGCGAGCGCGCCGCGAGGCACATCCTTGGTGACGGTCGTACCGCTGCCGACGTACGCGTCCCGACCGATGGTGACCGGCGCAACGAGCTGGCTGTCGGAGCCGATGAACGCACCGGCCTCGATCACCGTCTGGTACTTCTTCACGCCGTCGTAGTTGCACGTGATCGTGCCGGCACCGATGTTGGCCCGCGCGCCGACCGACGCGTCGCCGAGGTACGCCAGGTGATTGGCCTTCGCCCCCTTCATCAGGTGCGCCTTCTTGGTTTCGACGAAGTTGCCGACCCGGACGTCCTCGTCGAGCCGCGTGCCCGGCCGGCAGTGCGCGAACGGGCCGACCTGCGCCCGCGCGCCGACCGACGCCTCGGTGAGCACCGAGTACGGCTTGAGCCACGCGTCGTCGGCGATCGCGCTGTCCTGCACGATGCAACCCGCGTCGATCCGCACGCGCGCGCCCACCGACGTTCGCCCGCGCAGGTGGACGCCCGAGCCGATCCAGGTGTCGCCGCCGATCGCGTCGACGTCGGCGTCGATGTAGGTAGCGACCGGGTCTTCGAGCGTCACGCCTGCCCGCATCCACCGCTGCGCGATCGAGCGGCGCGCGATCGCGTTCACCGCCGCCAGGTCCGCGCGGTCGTTGATGCCGCGCACCTCGTCGAACGGCGCTTCGATCGCTGCAGCGCCGGGCGCGAGGTCCGTGAGGTACAACTCGCCTTGCGCGTTGTCGTCGGTGAGCCGGCCGATGTCGGCGCGCAGCTTGCCGAGCCGGATCGCGTACAGACCGGCGTTCATCTCCTCGATCGCCCGCTCCTCCGGCGTCGCATCGGCGTCCTCGACGATGCGGTCGACCCGGCCGTCCGCCCGCCGCACCACCCGTCCGTACGCGACCGGCTCGGTCGGGCGCGTGACGGCCAGCGCCATGTCGTCGCACGCGGCGACCAACTCGCGCACCCGATCGGCCGAAACCAGCGGAGCATCGCCCGACAACACGACCACGACGCGGTCATCGGACTCACCGGCGAGTACGGATAGCGCGCACATCACCGCGTGACCGGTGCCCCGGCGCTCGGCCTGCAGCACGGTCTCGACCGCACCGGCGCCGTAGCGCCGGTCGATGGCGTCGCGGACGCGGTCGGCCTGGTGGCCCACGACCGCGACGATGCGCGCCGCGTTCGCCGCGCGCGCCGTCTCGATCGACCAGATAATGAGCGGCCGGCCCGCAACCTCGTGCAACACCTTGGGGCGTTCGGACTTCATCCGGGTGCCCTGTCCAGCCGCGAGGATGACGACGATCGGGGACTGCGACATGGCCGGCAGCATACTCCGATCGCGCCGAAGCCGCGACGCGACCACCGCGCCGGCCGCGTGCACCGCGGTTGCGCCGGGTATACCCTTCCGGCACCGTGACCATCGCTCGCCGCGCACTCGTCGCCCTCCCGTGGCCGGCCGCCGCCGTGCTCCTGTGGCCGGTCGCCGCCGCGGCGCACAGCTTCTCCGTGGCCTACTCGCGGCTCGACGTGTCGGCCGACCGGCGCGCCGCCGCGTACGAGTTGCGCATCGCCGCCGCCGACTTGACCGAGGTGCTCGGCGCCCGCGACGCAGTGGACGCCGATGCGATCCGCGCGGGCGCCGACCGAATCGCCGCGTACGCCGCGAAGCGCGTGTCCGTCGAGGGCGACGGCACGCCGTGCGCTGCGGCGCCGCAGGTCGACGTCGCCGCCGAGTCGGCGCTGTTCGCGCGACTGCGCTGGCAGTGTGCGTGGCCGGCGCCCATTCGAACGATCGCCCTCGACTACGACCTGTTCTTCGACGACCTCGACCCCAACCACACCGGCATGGTCGAGGCGACCTATCGCGGTCACCGCGTGACCGCGACGCTCACGGCCGACGCATCCCGTTTCGAGTGGGATCTGGCCGCCGCGCCGCCGGCGACGGTCTGGACGTTCGTCCAGAGCGGCGTCCACCACATCCTCGACGGCCCGGACCATCTGCTGTTTCTGCTCGGGCTGCTGCTCGTCGCGGCGGCGCGGCGCGTCCGCGACATGCTCGCGATCGTCACGTCGTTTACGGCGGCGCACTCGATCACGCTCATCCTCGCAGCGCTGTCGATCGTGACGCTGCCGAGCCGGGTCGTCGAAAGCGCGATCGCGCTGTCGATCGTCTGGATCGCAGTCGGCAACCTCGCCGTGCGCGAGCCGCGTCACCGCGCCGCGGTCACGTTCGCGTTCGGCCTGCTGCACGGCATGGGGTTCGCCGCGATGCTGCGGCCGCTGTTGCCGCCGTCCGGCGTCGTCGGCCCGCTGCTGGCGTTCAACGTCGGCGTCGAACTCGGCCAACTCGCGGTCGTCGCGGTCGCGATGCCGCTGCTCGCGTGGCTGCACCGGCGCGCCGGACGCGCCGGCTATCGCCGGTTCGTCGTCGTGCCCGGCTCGGTGGGTGTCGCGATCGCGGGCACGCTGTGGCTCGTCGAACGCGCCCTCGACGTCGCGTTGTGGTAGGGGCGTCCGTCAAAGCGCCCTCGCCGGCCGGTCACGCCGTTTCGCGAATGAACAACAGGTACTGCTCTTCGAGGTCGTCGACCTCCATCGGATTGCCGCAGCGCTTGCAGTGTACCGGCGGCAGCTTGCCGCCGCGCTCGCGACACTGGTCGACGTAGAACAGCTCGTCGGCCTGCTCGTCGCACTCCTCGCACACCATCGGCGAGTAAAACGACACCAACTCGCCGTGGCCCAAAAATCCCTGGACCATATTGATCTGGTCCACGACCGGCGGCGGACACTCGACGAAGCGAAGCCGCGTGTCGGGCGGCACCTTGCGGATCGCGTCGATCCACGCGCGCACGCCGAAGCTGTTGATGCGGCGCACCCCCTTCATGGAGATCTCGACGTCGCCGCGCACCGCGCTGATCGGCCTCAGGTCGGCGTGCTCGTCGATCACGCCGGAGATGGCGAGCACGGTGCGCCCGCCGCGGCTGTGGTCCTCGATGCGGAAAACGTAGTCGTCGATCGTCATGGTTGCGGCGTCATGGTTGCGGCGTCATGGTTGCGGCGTCACGGTTGCGGCGTCATGGTCGCGGCGTCACGGTTGCGGCGTCATGGTCGCGGCGTCATGGTTGCGCCGTCACGGTTGCGGCGTCGCGGGGTCGGCAGATTCGGCTACGAAGATGTGAAAGCTCTTGGCGGCCTGCCGGAACCTGCGCATGCTCATCCGCAGGTCGATCAGGCTGATGACCTCGGTCTTTCGCCCCGGATCGATGTTGACGATGAACTTGGACAGCGACTGGAACACGCGAAACAAGCCGATACCGGCGCCGCCGCTCGCATCGGAGAACTGCTGCGGCCCCTTGACCAGGCACCGGTTGAGATAGCTGACCACGGTGTCCTGCGTGAGCGCGCCGAACGGGTCGATCTGCGCGATGGCGATGTACTCGCCGTCGCATGCGAACTGCAGTTCGCCGACCTCGTGGTCCTCGAGCACCACCGGCTCGCGGCGGGACAGCTTGGCGTATTTGGGCTCG encodes the following:
- a CDS encoding CoA transferase, coding for MARPLEGVRVLDLTRLLPGPFLTMVLADMGADVVKVEAPNVGDYMRQMPPSRDGLGGGFLAVNRNKRSLVLDLKTDAGRDALLRMAERADVLVETFRPGVLDRLGVGYDALRARNRGLVMCSISGYGQTGPYRDRAGHDLNYIALAGVLAMGGARGGAPALPGVQIADLAGGALWGAVATLGALVERQRTGEGAHLDISMCEGALALLAHAFGQMDAGGAVPTRGEAPLNGGLACYGVYRTRDGKYLAVGALEPKFWLALNSAIGRKADVSEVIAPPDRQAAIRAELQAIFEQHTRDEWMERLAAVDCCCEPVLELDEVRAHPLHAARGAFFTADGGALGQVLQVRTPVGEPRADRIAPRLGEHSAEVLRDYGFSEEEIAALVG
- the glmU gene encoding UDP-N-acetylglucosamine diphosphorylase/glucosamine-1-phosphate N-acetyltransferase encodes the protein MSQSPIVVILAAGQGTRMKSERPKVLHEVAGRPLIIWSIETARAANAARIVAVVGHQADRVRDAIDRRYGAGAVETVLQAERRGTGHAVMCALSVLAGESDDRVVVVLSGDAPLVSADRVRELVAACDDMALAVTRPTEPVAYGRVVRRADGRVDRIVEDADATPEERAIEEMNAGLYAIRLGKLRADIGRLTDDNAQGELYLTDLAPGAAAIEAPFDEVRGINDRADLAAVNAIARRSIAQRWMRAGVTLEDPVATYIDADVDAIGGDTWIGSGVHLRGRTSVGARVRIDAGCIVQDSAIADDAWLKPYSVLTEASVGARAQVGPFAHCRPGTRLDEDVRVGNFVETKKAHLMKGAKANHLAYLGDASVGARANIGAGTITCNYDGVKKYQTVIEAGAFIGSDSQLVAPVTIGRDAYVGSGTTVTKDVPRGALALSRVKQHNIDGWADRFRAAQAKRTSSR
- a CDS encoding HupE/UreJ family protein — translated: MTIARRALVALPWPAAAVLLWPVAAAAHSFSVAYSRLDVSADRRAAAYELRIAAADLTEVLGARDAVDADAIRAGADRIAAYAAKRVSVEGDGTPCAAAPQVDVAAESALFARLRWQCAWPAPIRTIALDYDLFFDDLDPNHTGMVEATYRGHRVTATLTADASRFEWDLAAAPPATVWTFVQSGVHHILDGPDHLLFLLGLLLVAAARRVRDMLAIVTSFTAAHSITLILAALSIVTLPSRVVESAIALSIVWIAVGNLAVREPRHRAAVTFAFGLLHGMGFAAMLRPLLPPSGVVGPLLAFNVGVELGQLAVVAVAMPLLAWLHRRAGRAGYRRFVVVPGSVGVAIAGTLWLVERALDVALW